A window from Dioscorea cayenensis subsp. rotundata cultivar TDr96_F1 chromosome 10, TDr96_F1_v2_PseudoChromosome.rev07_lg8_w22 25.fasta, whole genome shotgun sequence encodes these proteins:
- the LOC120270945 gene encoding protein SIEVE ELEMENT OCCLUSION B-like isoform X7 → MDNREIGCIINHIACECSFFQIECQIMFNVCKQRSSHSTTMAVLESVEKYSWGMKAVIVLVAFAMSYGQFWLVIQLYDDNPLALCLAMLKGIPNKTELSSVFENCSKPLTYLFEKMVDLTKCMLDFEILPVQYTGIDYEATALMKTQIHLSSYWVMRSAVACTSQITSTIYEQVHKNSVSSVWELWSLAHRISCIHYHLKKEFDSFQLKIEKKIKMNLIHLLGEVHDDNQKVLSSLFALKKDFPLKSGSSKDKVGVDVLRNKEVILFISRPDISLEKILFILQQLQYDSWRENRAYDIVWVPIAKVIPWSHREKNIFIISRVVAMVPTI, encoded by the exons ATGGATAACAGAGAAATAGGATGCATAATCAATCACATCGCTTGTGAG TGCTCTTTTTTCCAAATTGAATGCCAGATAATGTTTAATGTCTGCAAGCAACGTTCTTCCCATTCTACAACAATGGCAGTTTTGGAATCAGTGGAGAAATATTCATGGGGTATGAAGGCTGTGATTGTGCTTGTGGCATTCGCAATGAGCTATGGACAGTTTTGGCTTGTCATACAACTATATGATGATAATCCTCTTGCATTATGCTTGGCAATGCTGAAAGGAATACCAAACAAGACAGAATTATCAAGTGTCTTCGAGAATTGTTCTAAACCTCTGACCTATCTGTTTGAGAAAATGGTTGATTTGACAAAATGCATGCTTGACTTTGAAATTCTTCCTGTGCAATACACAGGCATAGATTATGAGGCAACGGCTTTGATGAAGACTCAGATCCATCTATCTTCTTATTGGGTAATGAGAAGTGCTGTTGCATGTACTTCCCAGATCACTAgcacaatctacgagcaagt GCACAAAAATTCTGTAAGTTCAGTTTGGGAGCTTTGGAGCTTGGCACATAGAATCAGCTGTATACATTATCATCTGAAAAAGGAGTTTGATTCCTTCCAACTGAAAATAG agaagaagataaaaatgAATCTCATTCATCTTCTTGGAGAAGTACATGATGATAACCAAAAAGTTCTAAGCTCATTATTTGCTTTGAAGAAGGATTTTCCACTCAAAAGTGGTTCGTCAAAAGATAAG GTTGGTGTCGATGTTCTCAGAAACAAGGAGGTTATTCTCTTCATCTCAAGGCCAGACATAAGTCTGGAGAAAATTCTATTTATTCTGCAGCAACTGCAATATGATTCTTGGCGTGAGAATAGAGCATATGATATTGTTTGGGTTCCAATTGCAAAGGTCATTCCATGGTCTCATagagaaaaaaacattttcatcaTTAGTAGAGTTGTGGCCATGGTACCTACTATATGA
- the LOC120270945 gene encoding protein SIEVE ELEMENT OCCLUSION B-like isoform X6, translating into MSSLNSSFMHLTPFSHEDILIRKILQTHMPDGRLFDAAPFLDVALSIVRHISKFSVVNSQINAFPVEKEHVVEIGMDNREIGCIINHIACECSFFQIECQIMFNVCKQRSSHSTTMAVLESVEKYSWGMKAVIVLVAFAMSYGQFWLVIQLYDDNPLALCLAMLKGIPNKTELSSVFENCIDYEATALMKTQIHLSSYWVMRSAVACTSQITSTIYEQVHKNSVSSVWELWSLAHRISCIHYHLKKEFDSFQLKIEKKIKMNLIHLLGEVHDDNQKVLSSLFALKKDFPLKSGSSKDKVGVDVLRNKEVILFISRPDISLEKILFILQQLQYDSWRENRAYDIVWVPIAKVIPWSHREKNIFIISRVVAMVPTI; encoded by the exons ATGTCATCCCTTAATAGCTCCTTCATGCATTTGACACCATTCTCTCATGAAGACATTCTGATTAGAAAAATTCTTCAGACGCACATGCCCGATGGTCGTTTATTTGATGCTGCTCCTTTTCTTGATGTGGCCTTAAGTATTGTTCGGCATATCAGCAAATTCAGT GTTGTTAATTCGCAAATTAATGCATTTCCAGTAGAGAAGGAACATGTTGTTGAAATTGGCATGGATAACAGAGAAATAGGATGCATAATCAATCACATCGCTTGTGAG TGCTCTTTTTTCCAAATTGAATGCCAGATAATGTTTAATGTCTGCAAGCAACGTTCTTCCCATTCTACAACAATGGCAGTTTTGGAATCAGTGGAGAAATATTCATGGGGTATGAAGGCTGTGATTGTGCTTGTGGCATTCGCAATGAGCTATGGACAGTTTTGGCTTGTCATACAACTATATGATGATAATCCTCTTGCATTATGCTTGGCAATGCTGAAAGGAATACCAAACAAGACAGAATTATCAAGTGTCTTCGAGAATT GCATAGATTATGAGGCAACGGCTTTGATGAAGACTCAGATCCATCTATCTTCTTATTGGGTAATGAGAAGTGCTGTTGCATGTACTTCCCAGATCACTAgcacaatctacgagcaagt GCACAAAAATTCTGTAAGTTCAGTTTGGGAGCTTTGGAGCTTGGCACATAGAATCAGCTGTATACATTATCATCTGAAAAAGGAGTTTGATTCCTTCCAACTGAAAATAG agaagaagataaaaatgAATCTCATTCATCTTCTTGGAGAAGTACATGATGATAACCAAAAAGTTCTAAGCTCATTATTTGCTTTGAAGAAGGATTTTCCACTCAAAAGTGGTTCGTCAAAAGATAAG GTTGGTGTCGATGTTCTCAGAAACAAGGAGGTTATTCTCTTCATCTCAAGGCCAGACATAAGTCTGGAGAAAATTCTATTTATTCTGCAGCAACTGCAATATGATTCTTGGCGTGAGAATAGAGCATATGATATTGTTTGGGTTCCAATTGCAAAGGTCATTCCATGGTCTCATagagaaaaaaacattttcatcaTTAGTAGAGTTGTGGCCATGGTACCTACTATATGA
- the LOC120270945 gene encoding protein SIEVE ELEMENT OCCLUSION B-like isoform X3, whose product MLKFCGNVDKISFKIKILVYWKFITHMPDGRLFDAAPFLDVALSIVRHISKFSVVNSQINAFPVEKEHVVEIGMDNREIGCIINHIACECSFFQIECQIMFNVCKQRSSHSTTMAVLESVEKYSWGMKAVIVLVAFAMSYGQFWLVIQLYDDNPLALCLAMLKGIPNKTELSSVFENCSKPLTYLFEKMVDLTKCMLDFEILPVQYTGIDYEATALMKTQIHLSSYWVMRSAVACTSQITSTIYEQVHKNSVSSVWELWSLAHRISCIHYHLKKEFDSFQLKIEKKIKMNLIHLLGEVHDDNQKVLSSLFALKKDFPLKSGSSKDKVGVDVLRNKEVILFISRPDISLEKILFILQQLQYDSWRENRAYDIVWVPIAKVIPWSHREKNIFIISRVVAMVPTI is encoded by the exons ATGCTGAAGTTTTGTGGGAATGTAGATAAGATCagtttcaaaatcaaaattttggtttattgGAAGTTCATA ACGCACATGCCCGATGGTCGTTTATTTGATGCTGCTCCTTTTCTTGATGTGGCCTTAAGTATTGTTCGGCATATCAGCAAATTCAGT GTTGTTAATTCGCAAATTAATGCATTTCCAGTAGAGAAGGAACATGTTGTTGAAATTGGCATGGATAACAGAGAAATAGGATGCATAATCAATCACATCGCTTGTGAG TGCTCTTTTTTCCAAATTGAATGCCAGATAATGTTTAATGTCTGCAAGCAACGTTCTTCCCATTCTACAACAATGGCAGTTTTGGAATCAGTGGAGAAATATTCATGGGGTATGAAGGCTGTGATTGTGCTTGTGGCATTCGCAATGAGCTATGGACAGTTTTGGCTTGTCATACAACTATATGATGATAATCCTCTTGCATTATGCTTGGCAATGCTGAAAGGAATACCAAACAAGACAGAATTATCAAGTGTCTTCGAGAATTGTTCTAAACCTCTGACCTATCTGTTTGAGAAAATGGTTGATTTGACAAAATGCATGCTTGACTTTGAAATTCTTCCTGTGCAATACACAGGCATAGATTATGAGGCAACGGCTTTGATGAAGACTCAGATCCATCTATCTTCTTATTGGGTAATGAGAAGTGCTGTTGCATGTACTTCCCAGATCACTAgcacaatctacgagcaagt GCACAAAAATTCTGTAAGTTCAGTTTGGGAGCTTTGGAGCTTGGCACATAGAATCAGCTGTATACATTATCATCTGAAAAAGGAGTTTGATTCCTTCCAACTGAAAATAG agaagaagataaaaatgAATCTCATTCATCTTCTTGGAGAAGTACATGATGATAACCAAAAAGTTCTAAGCTCATTATTTGCTTTGAAGAAGGATTTTCCACTCAAAAGTGGTTCGTCAAAAGATAAG GTTGGTGTCGATGTTCTCAGAAACAAGGAGGTTATTCTCTTCATCTCAAGGCCAGACATAAGTCTGGAGAAAATTCTATTTATTCTGCAGCAACTGCAATATGATTCTTGGCGTGAGAATAGAGCATATGATATTGTTTGGGTTCCAATTGCAAAGGTCATTCCATGGTCTCATagagaaaaaaacattttcatcaTTAGTAGAGTTGTGGCCATGGTACCTACTATATGA
- the LOC120270945 gene encoding protein SIEVE ELEMENT OCCLUSION B-like isoform X4, with product MSSLNSSFMHLTPFSHEDILIRKILQTHMPDGRLFDAAPFLDVALSIVRHISKFSVVNSQINAFPVEKEHVVEIGMDNREIGCIINHIACEIMFNVCKQRSSHSTTMAVLESVEKYSWGMKAVIVLVAFAMSYGQFWLVIQLYDDNPLALCLAMLKGIPNKTELSSVFENCSKPLTYLFEKMVDLTKCMLDFEILPVQYTGIDYEATALMKTQIHLSSYWVMRSAVACTSQITSTIYEQVHKNSVSSVWELWSLAHRISCIHYHLKKEFDSFQLKIEKKIKMNLIHLLGEVHDDNQKVLSSLFALKKDFPLKSGSSKDKVGVDVLRNKEVILFISRPDISLEKILFILQQLQYDSWRENRAYDIVWVPIAKVIPWSHREKNIFIISRVVAMVPTI from the exons ATGTCATCCCTTAATAGCTCCTTCATGCATTTGACACCATTCTCTCATGAAGACATTCTGATTAGAAAAATTCTTCAGACGCACATGCCCGATGGTCGTTTATTTGATGCTGCTCCTTTTCTTGATGTGGCCTTAAGTATTGTTCGGCATATCAGCAAATTCAGT GTTGTTAATTCGCAAATTAATGCATTTCCAGTAGAGAAGGAACATGTTGTTGAAATTGGCATGGATAACAGAGAAATAGGATGCATAATCAATCACATCGCTTGTGAG ATAATGTTTAATGTCTGCAAGCAACGTTCTTCCCATTCTACAACAATGGCAGTTTTGGAATCAGTGGAGAAATATTCATGGGGTATGAAGGCTGTGATTGTGCTTGTGGCATTCGCAATGAGCTATGGACAGTTTTGGCTTGTCATACAACTATATGATGATAATCCTCTTGCATTATGCTTGGCAATGCTGAAAGGAATACCAAACAAGACAGAATTATCAAGTGTCTTCGAGAATTGTTCTAAACCTCTGACCTATCTGTTTGAGAAAATGGTTGATTTGACAAAATGCATGCTTGACTTTGAAATTCTTCCTGTGCAATACACAGGCATAGATTATGAGGCAACGGCTTTGATGAAGACTCAGATCCATCTATCTTCTTATTGGGTAATGAGAAGTGCTGTTGCATGTACTTCCCAGATCACTAgcacaatctacgagcaagt GCACAAAAATTCTGTAAGTTCAGTTTGGGAGCTTTGGAGCTTGGCACATAGAATCAGCTGTATACATTATCATCTGAAAAAGGAGTTTGATTCCTTCCAACTGAAAATAG agaagaagataaaaatgAATCTCATTCATCTTCTTGGAGAAGTACATGATGATAACCAAAAAGTTCTAAGCTCATTATTTGCTTTGAAGAAGGATTTTCCACTCAAAAGTGGTTCGTCAAAAGATAAG GTTGGTGTCGATGTTCTCAGAAACAAGGAGGTTATTCTCTTCATCTCAAGGCCAGACATAAGTCTGGAGAAAATTCTATTTATTCTGCAGCAACTGCAATATGATTCTTGGCGTGAGAATAGAGCATATGATATTGTTTGGGTTCCAATTGCAAAGGTCATTCCATGGTCTCATagagaaaaaaacattttcatcaTTAGTAGAGTTGTGGCCATGGTACCTACTATATGA
- the LOC120270945 gene encoding protein SIEVE ELEMENT OCCLUSION B-like isoform X2: MSSLNSSFMHLTPFSHEDILIRKILQTHMPDGRLFDAAPFLDVALSIVRHISKFSVVNSQINAFPVEKEHVVEIGMDNREIGCIINHIACECSFFQIECQIMFNVCKQRSSHSTTMAVLESVEKYSWGMKAVIVLVAFAMSYGQFWLVIQLYDDNPLALCLAMLKGIPNKTELSSVFENCSKPLTYLFEKMVDLTKCMLDFEILPVQYTGIDYEATALMKTQIHLSSYWVMRSAVACTSQITSTIYEHKNSVSSVWELWSLAHRISCIHYHLKKEFDSFQLKIEKKIKMNLIHLLGEVHDDNQKVLSSLFALKKDFPLKSGSSKDKVGVDVLRNKEVILFISRPDISLEKILFILQQLQYDSWRENRAYDIVWVPIAKVIPWSHREKNIFIISRVVAMVPTI; this comes from the exons ATGTCATCCCTTAATAGCTCCTTCATGCATTTGACACCATTCTCTCATGAAGACATTCTGATTAGAAAAATTCTTCAGACGCACATGCCCGATGGTCGTTTATTTGATGCTGCTCCTTTTCTTGATGTGGCCTTAAGTATTGTTCGGCATATCAGCAAATTCAGT GTTGTTAATTCGCAAATTAATGCATTTCCAGTAGAGAAGGAACATGTTGTTGAAATTGGCATGGATAACAGAGAAATAGGATGCATAATCAATCACATCGCTTGTGAG TGCTCTTTTTTCCAAATTGAATGCCAGATAATGTTTAATGTCTGCAAGCAACGTTCTTCCCATTCTACAACAATGGCAGTTTTGGAATCAGTGGAGAAATATTCATGGGGTATGAAGGCTGTGATTGTGCTTGTGGCATTCGCAATGAGCTATGGACAGTTTTGGCTTGTCATACAACTATATGATGATAATCCTCTTGCATTATGCTTGGCAATGCTGAAAGGAATACCAAACAAGACAGAATTATCAAGTGTCTTCGAGAATTGTTCTAAACCTCTGACCTATCTGTTTGAGAAAATGGTTGATTTGACAAAATGCATGCTTGACTTTGAAATTCTTCCTGTGCAATACACAGGCATAGATTATGAGGCAACGGCTTTGATGAAGACTCAGATCCATCTATCTTCTTATTGGGTAATGAGAAGTGCTGTTGCATGTACTTCCCAGATCACTAgcacaatctacga GCACAAAAATTCTGTAAGTTCAGTTTGGGAGCTTTGGAGCTTGGCACATAGAATCAGCTGTATACATTATCATCTGAAAAAGGAGTTTGATTCCTTCCAACTGAAAATAG agaagaagataaaaatgAATCTCATTCATCTTCTTGGAGAAGTACATGATGATAACCAAAAAGTTCTAAGCTCATTATTTGCTTTGAAGAAGGATTTTCCACTCAAAAGTGGTTCGTCAAAAGATAAG GTTGGTGTCGATGTTCTCAGAAACAAGGAGGTTATTCTCTTCATCTCAAGGCCAGACATAAGTCTGGAGAAAATTCTATTTATTCTGCAGCAACTGCAATATGATTCTTGGCGTGAGAATAGAGCATATGATATTGTTTGGGTTCCAATTGCAAAGGTCATTCCATGGTCTCATagagaaaaaaacattttcatcaTTAGTAGAGTTGTGGCCATGGTACCTACTATATGA
- the LOC120270945 gene encoding protein SIEVE ELEMENT OCCLUSION B-like isoform X1, with the protein MSSLNSSFMHLTPFSHEDILIRKILQTHMPDGRLFDAAPFLDVALSIVRHISKFSVVNSQINAFPVEKEHVVEIGMDNREIGCIINHIACECSFFQIECQIMFNVCKQRSSHSTTMAVLESVEKYSWGMKAVIVLVAFAMSYGQFWLVIQLYDDNPLALCLAMLKGIPNKTELSSVFENCSKPLTYLFEKMVDLTKCMLDFEILPVQYTGIDYEATALMKTQIHLSSYWVMRSAVACTSQITSTIYEQVHKNSVSSVWELWSLAHRISCIHYHLKKEFDSFQLKIEKKIKMNLIHLLGEVHDDNQKVLSSLFALKKDFPLKSGSSKDKVGVDVLRNKEVILFISRPDISLEKILFILQQLQYDSWRENRAYDIVWVPIAKVIPWSHREKNIFIISRVVAMVPTI; encoded by the exons ATGTCATCCCTTAATAGCTCCTTCATGCATTTGACACCATTCTCTCATGAAGACATTCTGATTAGAAAAATTCTTCAGACGCACATGCCCGATGGTCGTTTATTTGATGCTGCTCCTTTTCTTGATGTGGCCTTAAGTATTGTTCGGCATATCAGCAAATTCAGT GTTGTTAATTCGCAAATTAATGCATTTCCAGTAGAGAAGGAACATGTTGTTGAAATTGGCATGGATAACAGAGAAATAGGATGCATAATCAATCACATCGCTTGTGAG TGCTCTTTTTTCCAAATTGAATGCCAGATAATGTTTAATGTCTGCAAGCAACGTTCTTCCCATTCTACAACAATGGCAGTTTTGGAATCAGTGGAGAAATATTCATGGGGTATGAAGGCTGTGATTGTGCTTGTGGCATTCGCAATGAGCTATGGACAGTTTTGGCTTGTCATACAACTATATGATGATAATCCTCTTGCATTATGCTTGGCAATGCTGAAAGGAATACCAAACAAGACAGAATTATCAAGTGTCTTCGAGAATTGTTCTAAACCTCTGACCTATCTGTTTGAGAAAATGGTTGATTTGACAAAATGCATGCTTGACTTTGAAATTCTTCCTGTGCAATACACAGGCATAGATTATGAGGCAACGGCTTTGATGAAGACTCAGATCCATCTATCTTCTTATTGGGTAATGAGAAGTGCTGTTGCATGTACTTCCCAGATCACTAgcacaatctacgagcaagt GCACAAAAATTCTGTAAGTTCAGTTTGGGAGCTTTGGAGCTTGGCACATAGAATCAGCTGTATACATTATCATCTGAAAAAGGAGTTTGATTCCTTCCAACTGAAAATAG agaagaagataaaaatgAATCTCATTCATCTTCTTGGAGAAGTACATGATGATAACCAAAAAGTTCTAAGCTCATTATTTGCTTTGAAGAAGGATTTTCCACTCAAAAGTGGTTCGTCAAAAGATAAG GTTGGTGTCGATGTTCTCAGAAACAAGGAGGTTATTCTCTTCATCTCAAGGCCAGACATAAGTCTGGAGAAAATTCTATTTATTCTGCAGCAACTGCAATATGATTCTTGGCGTGAGAATAGAGCATATGATATTGTTTGGGTTCCAATTGCAAAGGTCATTCCATGGTCTCATagagaaaaaaacattttcatcaTTAGTAGAGTTGTGGCCATGGTACCTACTATATGA
- the LOC120270945 gene encoding protein SIEVE ELEMENT OCCLUSION B-like isoform X5, producing the protein MPDGRLFDAAPFLDVALSIVRHISKFSVVNSQINAFPVEKEHVVEIGMDNREIGCIINHIACECSFFQIECQIMFNVCKQRSSHSTTMAVLESVEKYSWGMKAVIVLVAFAMSYGQFWLVIQLYDDNPLALCLAMLKGIPNKTELSSVFENCSKPLTYLFEKMVDLTKCMLDFEILPVQYTGIDYEATALMKTQIHLSSYWVMRSAVACTSQITSTIYEQVHKNSVSSVWELWSLAHRISCIHYHLKKEFDSFQLKIEKKIKMNLIHLLGEVHDDNQKVLSSLFALKKDFPLKSGSSKDKVGVDVLRNKEVILFISRPDISLEKILFILQQLQYDSWRENRAYDIVWVPIAKVIPWSHREKNIFIISRVVAMVPTI; encoded by the exons ATGCCCGATGGTCGTTTATTTGATGCTGCTCCTTTTCTTGATGTGGCCTTAAGTATTGTTCGGCATATCAGCAAATTCAGT GTTGTTAATTCGCAAATTAATGCATTTCCAGTAGAGAAGGAACATGTTGTTGAAATTGGCATGGATAACAGAGAAATAGGATGCATAATCAATCACATCGCTTGTGAG TGCTCTTTTTTCCAAATTGAATGCCAGATAATGTTTAATGTCTGCAAGCAACGTTCTTCCCATTCTACAACAATGGCAGTTTTGGAATCAGTGGAGAAATATTCATGGGGTATGAAGGCTGTGATTGTGCTTGTGGCATTCGCAATGAGCTATGGACAGTTTTGGCTTGTCATACAACTATATGATGATAATCCTCTTGCATTATGCTTGGCAATGCTGAAAGGAATACCAAACAAGACAGAATTATCAAGTGTCTTCGAGAATTGTTCTAAACCTCTGACCTATCTGTTTGAGAAAATGGTTGATTTGACAAAATGCATGCTTGACTTTGAAATTCTTCCTGTGCAATACACAGGCATAGATTATGAGGCAACGGCTTTGATGAAGACTCAGATCCATCTATCTTCTTATTGGGTAATGAGAAGTGCTGTTGCATGTACTTCCCAGATCACTAgcacaatctacgagcaagt GCACAAAAATTCTGTAAGTTCAGTTTGGGAGCTTTGGAGCTTGGCACATAGAATCAGCTGTATACATTATCATCTGAAAAAGGAGTTTGATTCCTTCCAACTGAAAATAG agaagaagataaaaatgAATCTCATTCATCTTCTTGGAGAAGTACATGATGATAACCAAAAAGTTCTAAGCTCATTATTTGCTTTGAAGAAGGATTTTCCACTCAAAAGTGGTTCGTCAAAAGATAAG GTTGGTGTCGATGTTCTCAGAAACAAGGAGGTTATTCTCTTCATCTCAAGGCCAGACATAAGTCTGGAGAAAATTCTATTTATTCTGCAGCAACTGCAATATGATTCTTGGCGTGAGAATAGAGCATATGATATTGTTTGGGTTCCAATTGCAAAGGTCATTCCATGGTCTCATagagaaaaaaacattttcatcaTTAGTAGAGTTGTGGCCATGGTACCTACTATATGA
- the LOC120270257 gene encoding protein SIEVE ELEMENT OCCLUSION B-like yields the protein MAGTVVVPMQKMQLIKGERHLFSSSDDSVVMKQIMATHAPDSREVDVRPILDIVEDILKRANPSYILMPQTQLEVVEAGTHPAEVVSMLEALAYTVHRMSSEINYKCSIGGDAHATTLALLQSLSSYTWDAKLVIVLAAFAISYGEFWLTTQLHTVNPLAKPLAHLKQLPNMLEHTDILKPRFDAINNLIEAMLEVTKCIVEFRELPSEYISHDAPEMAMALAHVPTAVYWTIRGVIASTSQIVSLVGLGHE from the exons ATGGCCGGAACAGTAGTTGTTCCCATGCAAAAGATGCAGCTGATCAAAGGAGAACGCCACCTTTTCTCATCCTCAGACGACAGTGTGGTAATGAAGCAGATCATGGCGACACATGCGCCGGACAGCCGTGAGGTGGATGTAAGGCCCATCTTGGATATTGTTGAAGATATCTTGAAAAGAGCCAACCCTTCTTACATCTTG ATGCCACAAACTCAGCTAGAAGTGGTTGAGGCCGGTACACATCCTGCTGAAGTTGTTTCTATGCTTGAAGCTTTAGCATACACTGTCCACAGAATGTCAAGCGAG ATAAATTACAAATGCTCAATTGGTGGAGATGCACATGCAACAACGCTGGCTCTGTTGCAATCTCTGTCAAGCTACACTTGGGATGCCAAACTTGTCATTGTCCTGGCAGCCTTTGCCATTAGCTACGGCGAGTTCTGGCTCACTACTCAACTCCACACTGTGAATCCTCTGGCCAAGCCATTGGCACATCTAAAGCAGCTTCCAAACATGCTGGAACACACTGATATCCTAAAGCCAAGGTTTGATGCCATTAATAATCTAATAGAGGCCATGCTTGAAGTCACCAAATGCATTGTTGAGTTCAGAGAGCTGCCATCTGAGTACATATCTCATGATGCACCGGAGATGGCCATGGCCTTGGCTCATGTCCCAACTGCTGTTTATTGGACCATTAGAGGTGTCATTGCTTCTACCTCTCAGATCGTTAGTCTCGTTGGTCTTGGCCATGAGTAA